A window of the Acidovorax sp. YS12 genome harbors these coding sequences:
- a CDS encoding arginine--tRNA ligase, with translation MLSVKQELLAALAGELEKISPGAGARAAFESPKVAAHGDFACTAAMQLAKPLKANPRALGEQLKAALEATPACQRWVDAIEIAGPGFLNIRLKPAAKQEVVREVLAAGQRFGYQQDNGGRVLVEFVSANPTGPLHVGHGRQAALGDAICNLFSTQGWNVHREFYYNDAGVQIDTLTKSTQLRAKGFKPGDDCWPTDADNPLAKNFYNGDYIADIAQAFLARETVKADDREFTANGDVEDYDNIRQFAVAYLRNEQDKDLQAFNLKFDEYYLESSLYTSGRVEATVNRLIANGKTYEQDGALWLKSTDYGDDKDRVMRKKDGTYTYFVPDVAYHIAKWERGFAKVVNIQGTDHHGTIARVRAGLQAADVGIPQGYPDYVLHTMVRVVRGGQEVKISKRAGSYVTLRDLIEWTSKDAVRFFLLSRKPDTEYTFDVDLAVAQNNDNPVYYVQYAHARICSVLRAWQEQGGDVASLQGADLSALEGPQAQALMLQLAKYPEMLTAAAEGEAPHDVTFYLRDLAAAYHSYYDAERILVDDEAVKRARLALVAATAQVLANGLAVLGVSAPERM, from the coding sequence ATGCTCTCCGTCAAACAGGAATTGCTCGCGGCGCTGGCTGGCGAGCTGGAAAAAATCTCGCCCGGCGCCGGTGCGCGCGCCGCATTCGAGTCGCCCAAGGTGGCCGCGCACGGCGACTTCGCCTGCACCGCCGCCATGCAGCTGGCCAAGCCGCTCAAGGCCAACCCGCGAGCCCTGGGCGAGCAGCTCAAGGCCGCCCTCGAAGCCACGCCGGCCTGCCAGCGCTGGGTCGATGCCATCGAGATCGCGGGCCCCGGCTTCCTCAACATCCGCCTCAAGCCCGCCGCCAAGCAGGAAGTGGTGCGCGAGGTGCTGGCCGCGGGCCAGCGCTTCGGCTACCAGCAGGACAACGGCGGGCGCGTGCTGGTCGAGTTCGTCTCGGCCAACCCTACCGGCCCGCTGCACGTGGGCCATGGCCGCCAGGCGGCGCTGGGCGACGCCATCTGCAACCTGTTCAGCACCCAGGGCTGGAACGTGCACCGCGAGTTCTATTACAACGACGCGGGCGTGCAGATCGACACGCTGACCAAGAGCACGCAGCTGCGCGCCAAGGGCTTCAAGCCCGGCGACGACTGCTGGCCCACCGACGCCGACAACCCGCTGGCCAAGAACTTCTACAACGGCGACTACATCGCCGACATTGCCCAGGCGTTCCTGGCCAGGGAAACGGTCAAGGCCGACGACCGCGAATTCACTGCCAACGGCGACGTGGAGGACTACGACAACATCCGCCAGTTCGCCGTGGCCTACCTGCGCAACGAGCAGGACAAGGACCTGCAGGCCTTCAACCTGAAGTTCGACGAGTACTACCTGGAGTCCAGCCTGTACACCAGCGGCCGCGTCGAGGCCACGGTGAACCGGCTCATCGCCAACGGCAAGACCTACGAGCAGGACGGTGCGCTGTGGCTCAAGTCCACCGACTATGGCGACGACAAGGACCGCGTGATGCGGAAAAAGGACGGCACCTATACCTACTTCGTGCCTGACGTGGCCTACCACATCGCCAAGTGGGAGCGCGGCTTCGCCAAGGTCGTCAACATCCAGGGCACGGACCACCACGGCACCATCGCGCGCGTGCGCGCCGGCCTGCAGGCGGCCGACGTGGGCATTCCCCAGGGCTACCCCGACTACGTGCTGCACACCATGGTGCGCGTGGTGCGCGGCGGCCAGGAGGTGAAGATCAGCAAGCGCGCCGGTTCCTACGTCACGCTGCGCGACCTGATCGAGTGGACCAGCAAGGACGCGGTGCGCTTCTTCCTGCTGAGCCGCAAGCCCGACACCGAGTACACCTTCGACGTGGACCTGGCCGTGGCGCAGAACAACGACAACCCGGTGTACTACGTGCAGTACGCGCATGCGCGCATCTGCTCGGTGCTGCGGGCGTGGCAGGAGCAGGGCGGCGACGTGGCTTCGCTACAGGGCGCGGATCTGTCGGCCCTCGAAGGCCCGCAGGCCCAGGCGCTGATGCTGCAGCTCGCCAAGTACCCCGAGATGCTCACCGCCGCCGCCGAGGGCGAGGCCCCGCACGACGTGACCTTCTACCTGCGCGACCTGGCCGCGGCATACCACAGCTACTACGATGCCGAGCGCATCCTGGTGGACGACGAAGCCGTCAAGCGCGCGCGCCTGGCCCTGGTTGCCGCCACGGCGCAGGTGCTGGCCAACGGCCTGGCGGTGCTGGGCGTATCGGCTCCTGAACGAATGTAA
- a CDS encoding SPOR domain-containing protein, which translates to MKTRQRGGTIVGFIFGLIVGLGVALAVVVYVMKVPVPFITKGGLRGPEQDAAEAEKNRNWNPNQALAGKPAPARPAEPAAPAASEPVAPAPSKVAEPKPDAKADAKEAVAKNPKDKDAKPAASADPLGDFAKAKASNATVEPFEYFVQAGAFNTQQDADAQRAKLAMLGWEARVSEREQNGRAYFRVRVGPFAKRDDAEQLKDKLKGAGVESTLVRVQR; encoded by the coding sequence ATGAAAACACGACAACGCGGCGGCACCATCGTCGGCTTCATTTTCGGTTTGATCGTCGGGCTGGGGGTGGCGCTGGCCGTCGTGGTCTACGTGATGAAAGTGCCCGTGCCCTTCATCACCAAGGGCGGGCTGCGCGGCCCCGAGCAGGACGCGGCCGAGGCCGAGAAGAACCGCAACTGGAACCCCAACCAGGCACTGGCGGGCAAGCCGGCGCCCGCGCGGCCCGCCGAGCCCGCCGCCCCGGCGGCGTCCGAGCCCGTGGCGCCGGCGCCGTCCAAGGTGGCGGAGCCCAAGCCGGACGCCAAGGCCGACGCCAAGGAAGCGGTGGCGAAGAACCCCAAGGACAAGGACGCCAAGCCCGCGGCCTCGGCCGATCCGCTGGGGGACTTCGCCAAGGCCAAGGCCTCGAATGCCACGGTGGAGCCGTTCGAGTATTTCGTGCAGGCCGGCGCGTTCAACACCCAGCAGGATGCCGACGCGCAGCGCGCCAAGCTGGCCATGCTGGGCTGGGAGGCGCGCGTGAGCGAGCGCGAGCAGAATGGGCGCGCCTACTTCCGCGTGCGCGTGGGGCCGTTCGCCAAGCGCGATGACGCCGAGCAGCTCAAGGACAAGCTCAAGGGCGCGGGCGTGGAATCGACCCTGGTGCGCGTCCAGCGGTGA
- a CDS encoding thiol:disulfide interchange protein DsbA/DsbL, whose protein sequence is MKRREFSLTAASALAVGAISLPAMAQPREGKDYRKLAKPAATEAPAGKVEVIEFFWYSCGHCNAFEPAFAAWLKTAPKDLVVHRVPVAFNGSFVPQQKIYYALEGLGKTEEIHAKVFRAIHVDRLKLTKDEEIFDWMGKQGVDVAKFKEMYNSFTVSNQVRKATQIQDAYGVEGVPSMGVAGRYYTDGTMAGSMQNVLQVVEQLAAQARKGA, encoded by the coding sequence ATGAAACGCCGCGAGTTTTCTCTCACCGCTGCCTCGGCCCTGGCCGTGGGTGCCATTTCCCTGCCCGCCATGGCCCAGCCGCGCGAAGGCAAGGACTACCGCAAGCTGGCCAAGCCCGCAGCGACCGAAGCGCCTGCCGGCAAGGTGGAAGTGATCGAGTTCTTCTGGTACAGCTGCGGCCATTGCAACGCCTTCGAGCCGGCCTTCGCCGCCTGGCTGAAGACCGCGCCCAAGGACCTCGTGGTGCACCGCGTGCCCGTGGCGTTCAACGGCAGCTTCGTGCCGCAGCAGAAGATCTATTACGCGCTCGAAGGCCTGGGCAAAACCGAGGAAATCCACGCCAAGGTGTTCCGCGCCATCCATGTGGACCGCCTGAAGCTCACCAAGGACGAGGAAATCTTCGACTGGATGGGCAAGCAGGGCGTGGACGTGGCCAAGTTCAAGGAGATGTACAACTCCTTCACCGTGTCGAACCAGGTGCGCAAGGCCACGCAGATTCAGGACGCCTACGGCGTCGAGGGTGTGCCCTCGATGGGCGTGGCCGGCCGCTACTACACCGACGGCACCATGGCCGGCAGCATGCAGAACGTGCTGCAGGTGGTAGAGCAACTGGCCGCCCAGGCGCGCAAGGGCGCCTGA
- a CDS encoding DUF485 domain-containing protein, whose protein sequence is MSNPLYDNIKRDPRYAQLVRERARFATTLALLVIGVFFAFVLLVAFVPGVIAQRLSEGSNLTVGIALGFAQFVFFCALTWVYVRRANRDFDPRNAQIVQDALRKS, encoded by the coding sequence ATGTCCAATCCACTCTATGACAACATCAAGCGCGACCCGCGCTACGCGCAGCTCGTGCGCGAGCGGGCGCGCTTCGCGACGACGCTGGCGCTGCTGGTCATCGGCGTCTTCTTCGCCTTCGTGCTGCTGGTGGCCTTCGTGCCCGGCGTCATCGCCCAGCGCCTGTCGGAAGGCAGCAACCTGACCGTGGGCATTGCCCTGGGGTTTGCGCAGTTCGTGTTCTTCTGCGCGCTTACCTGGGTGTACGTGCGCCGCGCCAACCGCGATTTCGATCCCCGCAACGCACAGATCGTGCAAGACGCCCTGAGGAAGTCGTGA
- a CDS encoding cation acetate symporter, producing the protein MPSSFSSSSSRALLALSLLLPALAWAGPDLGVAQKQPLNWHAIGMFFVFVLMTLGITYWAAGRSKSASDFYTAGGGITGKQNGLAIAGDFMSAATLLGLTAMIYGDGVDGYIYMVAFFVGWPIILFLMAERLRNLGKFTFADITAYRLRQGPVRTMAAVSSLTVVCFYLVAQMVGAGQLIKLLFGLDYNVALVVVGALMLVYVIFGGMVATTWVQIIKACMLLAGGTAIMLLAFSQFGFSFETLTTKAMEVHKLGQNMLSPGKLLADPVTALSMGLGLMFGIAGLPHILMRFFTVTNAQEARKSVFYASGIIAFFFNVIAIMGLCAIVLVGTNPEFFEGGQVGGKLVGGGNMVALHLAKAAGGNLLLGFLSAVAFATILAVVAGLALAGASAISHDLYARVIMKGQASEEKEIRVSKIATLCLGVVAVLLGMAFEKMNVAFMVALAFGVASCANFPVLLMSMYWKGLTTRGALVGGYTGLISSVLFVLFSKSVWVDVLGHAAPLFPYTQPALFAMPLAFLAIYVFSKLDTSAEAQAERAAFDDQYVRAQTGVGAASAAAH; encoded by the coding sequence ATGCCTTCCTCCTTCTCCTCCTCCTCCTCGCGCGCGCTGCTGGCGCTGTCCCTGCTGCTGCCGGCCCTGGCCTGGGCCGGCCCCGATCTGGGCGTGGCCCAGAAGCAGCCGCTCAACTGGCACGCCATCGGCATGTTCTTCGTCTTCGTGCTGATGACGCTGGGCATCACCTACTGGGCCGCCGGGCGCTCCAAGTCGGCGTCCGACTTCTACACCGCCGGCGGCGGCATCACCGGCAAGCAGAATGGCCTGGCCATCGCGGGCGACTTCATGTCGGCCGCCACGCTGCTGGGCCTCACCGCCATGATCTACGGCGACGGCGTCGACGGCTACATCTACATGGTGGCCTTCTTCGTCGGCTGGCCCATCATCCTGTTCCTGATGGCCGAGCGCCTGCGCAACCTGGGCAAGTTCACCTTTGCCGACATCACCGCCTACCGCCTGCGCCAGGGCCCGGTGCGCACCATGGCCGCCGTCAGCTCGCTCACGGTGGTGTGCTTCTACCTGGTGGCGCAGATGGTCGGTGCCGGCCAGCTCATCAAGCTGCTGTTCGGCCTGGACTACAACGTGGCCCTGGTCGTCGTGGGTGCGCTGATGCTGGTGTACGTGATCTTCGGCGGCATGGTCGCCACCACCTGGGTGCAGATCATCAAGGCCTGCATGCTGCTGGCCGGGGGCACCGCCATCATGCTGCTGGCGTTCTCGCAGTTCGGCTTCAGCTTCGAGACCCTGACCACCAAGGCCATGGAAGTGCACAAGCTGGGGCAGAACATGCTCTCGCCGGGCAAGCTGCTGGCCGACCCGGTGACCGCCCTTTCCATGGGCCTGGGCCTGATGTTCGGCATCGCCGGGCTGCCGCACATCCTGATGCGCTTCTTCACCGTGACCAACGCGCAGGAGGCGCGCAAGTCGGTGTTCTACGCCTCGGGCATCATCGCCTTCTTCTTCAACGTCATCGCCATCATGGGGCTGTGCGCCATCGTGCTGGTGGGCACCAACCCCGAGTTCTTCGAGGGCGGCCAGGTCGGCGGCAAGCTGGTGGGCGGCGGCAACATGGTGGCGCTGCACCTGGCCAAGGCCGCGGGCGGCAACCTGCTGCTGGGCTTCCTGTCGGCCGTGGCGTTCGCCACCATCCTGGCCGTGGTGGCCGGCCTGGCGCTGGCGGGGGCCTCGGCCATCTCGCACGACCTGTACGCCCGCGTCATCATGAAGGGCCAGGCCAGCGAGGAGAAGGAGATCCGCGTCTCCAAGATCGCCACCCTGTGCCTGGGCGTGGTGGCCGTGCTGCTGGGCATGGCGTTCGAGAAGATGAACGTGGCCTTCATGGTGGCGCTGGCGTTCGGCGTGGCTTCCTGCGCCAACTTCCCGGTGCTGCTCATGTCGATGTACTGGAAGGGCCTGACCACGCGCGGCGCCCTGGTGGGTGGCTACACCGGGCTGATCAGCTCGGTGCTGTTCGTGCTCTTCTCCAAGTCGGTGTGGGTGGATGTGTTGGGCCATGCCGCGCCGCTGTTCCCCTACACGCAGCCGGCGCTGTTCGCCATGCCGCTGGCGTTCCTGGCCATCTACGTGTTCTCCAAGCTCGACACCAGCGCCGAAGCGCAGGCCGAGCGTGCTGCGTTCGACGACCAGTACGTGCGCGCCCAGACGGGCGTGGGCGCTGCCAGCGCCGCCGCGCACTGA
- the lptA gene encoding lipopolysaccharide transport periplasmic protein LptA produces the protein MMKRLLPLLLASALIALGGGAHAERADRNKPMNIEADALHHDELRQTSVFTGRVVMTKGSIVLRGERLEVRQDPQGYQSGTVAAAPGQRAFFRQRRDAAPGQPEEFIEGEGETIEYDGRADTVKFIRRAELRRYRGAVLDDEITGAVIVYNNLTDQFSVDGQKAAASAEGGKGRDGRVRAMLAPKEQAASPAAAASGAAPALRPSTAIDGGQ, from the coding sequence ATGATGAAACGCCTCCTCCCCCTCCTCCTGGCTTCGGCCCTGATCGCCTTGGGCGGCGGCGCGCATGCCGAGCGCGCCGACCGCAACAAGCCCATGAACATCGAGGCCGACGCGCTGCACCATGACGAGCTGCGGCAGACCAGCGTGTTCACCGGCCGCGTGGTCATGACCAAGGGCTCCATCGTGCTGCGCGGCGAGCGCCTCGAGGTGCGCCAGGACCCGCAGGGCTACCAATCGGGCACCGTGGCCGCCGCGCCCGGGCAGCGCGCGTTCTTCCGCCAAAGGCGCGATGCCGCGCCGGGCCAGCCCGAGGAATTCATCGAGGGCGAGGGCGAAACCATCGAATACGACGGCCGCGCCGACACGGTGAAGTTCATCCGCCGCGCCGAGCTGCGCCGCTACCGTGGCGCGGTGCTGGACGACGAGATCACCGGCGCCGTCATCGTCTACAACAACCTCACCGACCAGTTCTCCGTGGACGGCCAGAAGGCGGCCGCCAGCGCCGAGGGCGGCAAGGGCCGGGACGGCCGCGTGCGCGCCATGCTGGCGCCCAAGGAGCAGGCCGCCAGCCCCGCCGCGGCGGCGTCGGGCGCCGCGCCCGCGCTGCGCCCCAGCACGGCCATCGACGGAGGCCAGTGA
- the lptB gene encoding LPS export ABC transporter ATP-binding protein — protein MRAADNGCDGSCLEVLHLAKSYGSRKVVKDVSLSVRKGEVVGLLGPNGAGKTTSFYMIVGLVRSDGGDILIDGQSVANMPIHRRSRLGLSYLPQEASIFRKLSVQDNVRAVLELQTDERGQPLPKPVIEERLTALLEELRVQHLRESPALALSGGERRRVEIARALATQPRFILLDEPFAGIDPIAVIEIQRIIGFLKERGIGVLITDHNVRETLGICDHAFIISDGEVLARGTPSEIVDNAEVRRVYLGEHFRM, from the coding sequence GTGCGCGCCGCTGACAACGGCTGCGACGGCAGCTGCCTCGAAGTGCTGCACCTGGCCAAATCCTACGGCAGCCGCAAGGTGGTCAAGGACGTATCGCTCTCCGTGCGCAAGGGCGAGGTCGTCGGCCTGCTCGGGCCCAATGGCGCGGGCAAGACCACCTCGTTCTACATGATCGTCGGCCTGGTGCGCAGCGACGGCGGCGACATCCTGATCGACGGCCAGTCGGTGGCCAACATGCCGATCCACCGGCGCTCGCGCCTGGGGCTGTCGTACCTGCCGCAGGAGGCGTCGATCTTCCGCAAGCTCAGCGTGCAGGACAACGTGCGCGCCGTGCTGGAGCTGCAGACCGACGAGCGCGGCCAGCCCCTGCCCAAACCCGTGATCGAGGAGCGCCTCACGGCGCTGCTGGAGGAGCTGCGCGTGCAGCACCTGCGCGAATCGCCCGCACTGGCGCTGTCGGGCGGCGAGCGCCGCCGCGTGGAAATCGCCCGTGCCCTGGCCACGCAGCCGCGCTTCATCCTGCTGGACGAGCCGTTCGCCGGCATCGACCCCATCGCCGTGATCGAGATCCAGCGCATCATCGGCTTCCTGAAGGAGCGTGGCATCGGCGTGCTCATCACCGACCACAACGTGCGCGAGACGCTGGGCATCTGCGACCACGCCTTCATCATCAGCGACGGCGAGGTGCTGGCCCGGGGCACGCCCTCGGAAATCGTGGACAACGCCGAAGTGCGCCGGGTCTACCTGGGCGAACACTTCCGCATGTAG